The Gammaproteobacteria bacterium genome has a segment encoding these proteins:
- a CDS encoding biotin--[acetyl-CoA-carboxylase] ligase yields MSLRDRLIRLLADGQFHSGNDMARALGVSRSAIWKQIHQLNTLGLAIETASRRGYRLSSSLDLLDASTITNALDPQAREASDGVEVLFVTSSTNTMLASREAPAAGRWRAVFAEYQTDGRGRRGRRWISPFGTGLCFSLSWLFSRAPRDLPALSLAAGLAVIRPLEATGAQELALKWPNDILIAGDKLGGVLVDVDGDARGPLRVVIGIGINLSAPQALVRTVTAEGGLSPGALDGAPGKAPLERSRLAAEMIGSLYRALERFQRDGFAPLADDWRRRDYLFGKPVVVRSGTDEKCGIGCGIAPDGALLIERPEGIAAVFNGEVTVRVRE; encoded by the coding sequence ATGAGCCTGCGTGATCGGCTGATCCGGCTTCTCGCGGACGGTCAGTTTCACTCCGGCAACGATATGGCGCGGGCTCTCGGTGTTTCGCGCAGTGCCATCTGGAAGCAGATCCATCAATTGAACACGCTGGGGCTGGCGATCGAAACCGCCAGCAGGCGGGGCTATCGGTTGTCCTCCTCGCTGGATCTGCTTGATGCGTCGACAATCACCAACGCGTTGGACCCACAGGCACGCGAGGCGTCGGACGGCGTGGAAGTCCTGTTCGTGACGAGCTCCACCAATACGATGCTCGCGAGTCGGGAAGCTCCGGCTGCCGGACGCTGGCGCGCGGTGTTCGCCGAGTACCAGACGGACGGTCGTGGTCGTCGCGGGCGGCGCTGGATCTCGCCATTCGGCACCGGCCTGTGTTTCTCGCTGAGTTGGCTCTTTTCGCGTGCCCCACGCGATCTTCCGGCCTTGTCGCTGGCTGCGGGTCTCGCTGTGATCAGGCCACTCGAGGCAACCGGTGCGCAAGAGCTGGCGTTGAAATGGCCGAACGATATCCTGATAGCCGGCGACAAACTCGGTGGTGTGTTGGTCGATGTTGATGGTGATGCACGCGGCCCATTGAGAGTAGTCATCGGGATTGGCATCAACCTGTCAGCACCACAAGCTCTCGTCCGTACCGTGACGGCGGAAGGCGGCTTGTCGCCGGGTGCACTGGACGGCGCACCTGGGAAGGCGCCCCTGGAAAGGAGCAGGCTGGCTGCCGAGATGATTGGGTCGCTATATCGGGCACTCGAACGATTTCAGCGTGACGGCTTTGCTCCGCTCGCCGACGACTGGCGCCGGCGTGATTATCTGTTCGGGAAGCCTGTGGTGGTTCGCAGCGGCACCGATGAGAAATGCGGCATCGGATGCGGTATTGCGCCCGACGGCGCATTGCTGATCGAGCGGCCCGAGGGTATCGCTGCCGTTTTCAACGGCGAAGTCACCGTCAGGGTCCGGGAATGA
- a CDS encoding type III pantothenate kinase encodes MKLLLDVGNTRIKWAWLDGGVLRDAGATPHHGTGAASLVVALRASGHAAERVIVASVAQAAVNESLIEALGREFAVPVRLAVTEAAAAGVRNGYEDPAQLGVDRWLAMVAAFSRYRSAVCVVDAGTALTIDIVAADGAHQGGVIIPGIALMRDALIDRTGNTAWTANPSNPGMSAGDLLGRNTASCISRGTRLAAIGIVEACQRAMCGAAGAGGTLVMTGGDGEALCAVLAVPAMLRPLLVLEGLAVRYGDAET; translated from the coding sequence ATGAAGCTGCTCCTGGACGTCGGCAACACCCGCATAAAATGGGCATGGCTCGACGGCGGCGTGCTGCGCGATGCCGGTGCCACGCCTCACCATGGCACAGGGGCAGCATCGCTGGTGGTGGCACTTCGTGCCTCAGGTCATGCTGCGGAGCGCGTTATTGTCGCGAGCGTCGCTCAGGCGGCAGTCAACGAATCGCTCATCGAGGCGCTCGGTCGCGAGTTCGCCGTACCGGTGCGGCTGGCGGTGACTGAGGCGGCTGCCGCAGGCGTTCGCAATGGCTATGAAGATCCGGCCCAGCTCGGGGTCGACCGCTGGCTCGCCATGGTGGCGGCCTTTTCGCGCTACCGGTCGGCCGTCTGCGTCGTCGATGCCGGCACGGCCCTGACCATCGATATCGTTGCCGCGGATGGCGCTCACCAGGGGGGGGTCATCATCCCGGGCATTGCGCTCATGCGCGATGCGCTGATCGACAGGACCGGAAACACCGCCTGGACGGCGAATCCGTCCAATCCCGGCATGTCGGCGGGCGATCTGCTGGGCCGCAACACGGCCAGTTGCATCAGCCGTGGCACGAGGCTCGCGGCCATCGGCATCGTAGAGGCGTGCCAGCGGGCAATGTGCGGTGCTGCCGGTGCGGGCGGGACCCTGGTCATGACCGGGGGCGACGGCGAGGCATTGTGCGCTGTGTTGGCGGTCCCGGCGATGCTACGACCGCTGCTGGTGCTCGAAGGCCTGGCTGTGCGGTATGGTGACGCCGAAACCTGA
- a CDS encoding SPOR domain-containing protein translates to MRNFFLALLLANLLYAGWRYWIVPPDVPADELRNVAAEAKITALARPATDMPRGTAPTRLEEPQAAGPPDGDCVRIGPIAEGLAVDRLRTRLATAGFEASAFAEDGQIWVGHWVQIDSVASRQAADAMVARLAAGGVPDAYVFQTAPPFSISLGVFRDRARAEAVAGAAAKLGYRPQITDRYRPGTQYWVTVLRPGERVLPDGILDQEGGQRLPTRRIACPAEAGSPNLSD, encoded by the coding sequence ATGCGAAATTTTTTCCTGGCGCTTCTCCTGGCCAATCTCCTGTATGCCGGCTGGCGCTACTGGATCGTGCCTCCGGATGTGCCTGCCGACGAGCTGCGGAATGTTGCCGCGGAGGCAAAAATCACGGCCCTGGCCCGACCGGCGACGGACATGCCGCGAGGAACGGCGCCAACGCGATTGGAGGAACCCCAGGCGGCTGGCCCCCCGGATGGCGATTGCGTTCGCATTGGACCCATTGCCGAGGGTCTGGCGGTAGACCGGCTGCGGACACGGTTGGCGACAGCCGGCTTCGAGGCATCAGCATTCGCCGAGGATGGCCAGATCTGGGTTGGCCACTGGGTCCAGATCGATAGCGTGGCTAGTCGCCAGGCCGCCGACGCGATGGTGGCGCGCCTCGCCGCCGGGGGGGTTCCCGATGCCTATGTGTTCCAGACTGCGCCGCCGTTTTCCATTTCGCTGGGGGTTTTCCGCGATCGAGCGCGTGCCGAGGCGGTGGCGGGCGCCGCAGCGAAGCTCGGTTACCGGCCCCAGATCACCGATCGTTATCGTCCCGGAACGCAGTACTGGGTCACCGTGCTGCGTCCCGGTGAGCGTGTGCTGCCGGACGGGATACTGGATCAGGAGGGGGGCCAGCGCCTGCCGACCCGCCGGATTGCATGCCCAGCGGAGGCCGGTAGTCCCAATCTGTCGGATTAA